The nucleotide sequence GTTCAGGAGCAAAAACCTTGCTGATAGATACTTTCTTCTTTAATAACGTATCCACCAAATGCACATAATTCCCTTTTTCGGCTTTCACAATCCCAGTCTGATTCGTAACGATAGCTATATTTTTAGCGCGTAAATCCTTAATGTAAAGATACATTCGGTTAGCGCCTACCACCACTTCTTTCGTCTGTTTTTCAGTGTTTTGCACAGAAGCATTACCTTGTGTCTGTCCATTATTTTTGCACGATATAAGCGTACATAAGAAAAAAAGTGTAACTTTGGCACTTCTAAAAGGCATTATTGTTTTGAATGTTGAATATTTCATAGCAAAAAGAGTTATTTTTTCGAAAGGGGACAAAGGTACAATTTCTTCCCCAATTATCAAAATGGCAATAGCTGCCATTGCTGTGGGTATGGTGATGATGCTCATTGCCATTGCTACGGGTATTGGCTTGCAACGCAAGATTAGGGAGAAGTTGGTAGTCTTTCACGGGCACATTCAGATTTTTGATTATAGCAATAATATATCAGAGGTTAGTACTAAACCTATTAAGTTACAACAAGATTTTTACCCTACTTTTTCAGCAGTACCCGAAGTTACCCATATTCAAGCAGTAGCTACCAAAGGTGGTATCATCCGTACTGAAACCACTTATGAATCGATTCTCGCTAAAGGTGTGGGAAAAGACTACAATTGGTCGCTTATTCGCGATTTTATTACCGAAGGACGCACCCCTAATGTAGCGAGTGAAGAAGTAACCGATGAGGTGCTAATGTCTACCTATTTAGCCAACAGATTGCACCTAAAACTGGGCGACCGTTGCCAAGCTATCTTTTTAAAAGACGAAGCTGCCCAAGCTCCTAACCAACGTAGTTTTAAAATCGTAGGACTTTACAATAGTGGCTTTCAAGAATTTGATGCGTCGTACGTCTTCACTGATATACGTCATATTCAGAAAATTAATAAATGGCAACCTGACCAAATAGGCAATTTCGAGCTTTTTATCAAAGATTTTGACCGTATAGAAGAAGTAGGCAAACAAGTGTACGGCAAGGTAGGTTCATTCCTCGATTCGCAAACTATCATTCAGAAGTTTCCTTTTATCTTCGAATGGCTTGGTATGTTCGATTTCAATATTTACCTCATCATCGGGATAATGATAGTTGT is from Capnocytophaga ochracea DSM 7271 and encodes:
- a CDS encoding ABC transporter permease → MAIAAIAVGMVMMLIAIATGIGLQRKIREKLVVFHGHIQIFDYSNNISEVSTKPIKLQQDFYPTFSAVPEVTHIQAVATKGGIIRTETTYESILAKGVGKDYNWSLIRDFITEGRTPNVASEEVTDEVLMSTYLANRLHLKLGDRCQAIFLKDEAAQAPNQRSFKIVGLYNSGFQEFDASYVFTDIRHIQKINKWQPDQIGNFELFIKDFDRIEEVGKQVYGKVGSFLDSQTIIQKFPFIFEWLGMFDFNIYLIIGIMIVVGGFNMITAILVLILEKTPMIGTLKSLGASDRSIRKIFLYNATYIIGLGLLWGNVLGFLLLWLQQRYSLIKLDPATYYVTEVPIAFTPLWVLLLNIGVLLLCLLMLLIPTYVITKISPTKSMKFA